In the Bacillota bacterium genome, GGGCATGAGCCGTTTCGGCGTCTCTCCCGAACGCGCCGCGCAGGTAGCCCAGGCGATAGAGGGCATGCCGCACGTGCGCTTAACAGGCATCGCCACCCATTTCCCCTGCGCCGACTCCGATGCCGACCTGACCCGCTCGCAATGGAACCTGTTCGAGCGCACTGCCGAAGAGGTTTCGCAGCGATTGGGCAGACCATTGATACGCCATGCGGCAGCCAGTGCAGCGGTGCTGAACGTGCCAGAGGCAGCTGCAGACATGGTGCGGTGCGGATTGCTGGTATATGGTGTTGCCCCTTCGGGTTACAGGTCGGCGGAGCTGGGATTACGACCTGCGCTTTCACTGCATACCCGTGTAACCGCCCTGCGCCGTATCCCTGCCGGAACAGCAGTGGGCTATGGAGCCACCTTTGTGGCGCGAAGGGAAACGCTCGTGGCAACCTTGCCTGTTGGTTACGGCGATGGCTATGTGCGCGCGCTGGGCAATCGGGCACAGGTGCTGCTGCGAGGCAGGCGTGTACCTGTGATCGGGCGAGTGTGCATGGACCAGATGATGGTAGACGCCACCGACACCGG is a window encoding:
- the alr gene encoding alanine racemase, which codes for METEHLPLCPRTTAVIRRSALAHNIEWLRKHLPPGTRIMAVVKANAYGHGAALLAPVLQQFGVDAFGVAATAEASGLRDAGITAPIYLLSPVLPEEVEAVLSTQVVCLVQDVDFVRRLSQEACRRGQNLEVHLKVDVGMSRFGVSPERAAQVAQAIEGMPHVRLTGIATHFPCADSDADLTRSQWNLFERTAEEVSQRLGRPLIRHAAASAAVLNVPEAAADMVRCGLLVYGVAPSGYRSAELGLRPALSLHTRVTALRRIPAGTAVGYGATFVARRETLVATLPVGYGDGYVRALGNRAQVLLRGRRVPVIGRVCMDQMMVDATDTGAEIGEVVTLIGRQGGEEVTVNDIAGWLDTTPHEVTTLLSARVHRVIVD